CACAtaacctaattaaattaattttaatttaatactgTTCTCAATCGgaatttaattactaaatctaaaaggaaaaattaaaagaaaaagtacTAAATTTTGAATGTGTGAAAAGTACAAAGAATGAAAGCATAATTAAATTAGGTAAGTGTGAAAGCAAGAGGCTTGCCTTGCATGTTTCAGTCCATTCCCACCGCCCAGTACTTTTTACTTTTTGGACGTGGCATAAACCCAATAAAAGTACGGACCCGGCTGTTCAATTATTTATTCTCGTTTACTTTTGACTCCCGAACCCACGTCCAATCCTTCTCTTTTTAGTATTCTCAAATCCGGTTTGTCACCATAAATAAagataatagaaaattttaaataaaatacgacaTCAATTTTTTAATCAGAAATTTCGTTTCGAGATAAAAAATATTCGAGTGTAGTCATaagtatattatatttttaaaagaaaaataaattttaaattttaaaaataatattattagaataaattgttataaatattaaacacgaatcataaaaatataattatagaaaaattatatttttactcaatGACTAGTTAGGTGCATGGTATtagaatatttattattttaagtttataattaattaatgatTAAAATAAGTTTTGAGTTAATGTATTTtcgtatattttaaaatttaattcttttacttttatttttaaaaattaagtctaTTTATTAATGCAGTTAGTATTATTCTAAAATTCAAcaatatgatattttgaaattaaaaaaataatttttacacACAATAAAAATgacattataataaatataaatttaataaaaaattaataatgttagcaattaaacttaattttaaatataaaaataaaaaaaacactaAATCTAGATTTTAAAGGTatgaaaagtaaaataatttgaAGCATATTaaccttaatttttttttggtaattttactaagTGACAGTGATGTTAACCAATTAGTCATTCTATATATAGGATAAGTTAGTATTTAAGGAAATAAAATCTACAATTAATGAAGTTACTTTATTAAGCATgaaaatattcaatttattcacaGAATCAGTAAAATAAAAcctaattgcattataaataTTAAGACTCAATCCGCTGCATcttaaatattttgaatattttaaaggAAAAATTATGTGATATTTTTCAATATTCTATAGACTTCTCAAATATGGTTGTAAGAAATATATAATAACGTTTAATATctgattttagtaattttttcaatttagttattaattttatttattctcACTGGTTTTgaaatttagtaattttttaattagatattcaatttaaattttattaggtTGTAATGATCTGGCACTAATAAATTATGCCTTAATCatttgaaaaaatataaaatctaaaaataaaaaattcaaaatataaaaaattgtaaaaaagtaaGTAATGATATGACACTCTTAAATTGTGTCATATCATTATATTTTAATCGATTTAAATTTAAAGGCTAGATTAAAAAAGTTATTAAATTTCAGAACTAAAGTTAactaaaaaatttaagaattaaagTGAAAACTATcaaatttaagaaataaatattatcttatcctttttcaaaacaatattttatactaaaaataaaaattttgaaatgttataACTACTAGTAGAAATATAAATACATGTatgaataattatttaaaaataatattttatggtaaaaataaaatttaagaattaaaaaaCACATAtgcaatatttaaatattaaaacaatattttaaatacTAACTATATTTTTGTTTCGAGTAAAATACGCTAAGTTCAGTGTCGTCATCAGTAGGATAGAGACAAAGCGTGTAGCTCGTAGCGTAGGAATCCAAAAGTGGGgagtaaaagaaaaaagaacaggGGCCGCTACACTTTCTCGACCATCTATATTATAAAATGCCACCGCATCTTTACTCCATCATCTCCTTCGCCGCCGCTTATTTTTCTTAACCGCCGCGAACCAGCCCTAATTGCcagaagaagaatatatatacataaattaaCAACCAAAGGAAGAATGGCTTCGTTGACGATTATTTCTCCGTGTAACTCGTCGTCGTCGTCTTTGTCGTCCTCTTCGTCTTCACTCTTCGCCGGTTCCTCTCTCAGCCATAAAACCGTCGGTTACAATCAGTCTCGCTCTCGTACCTGTGCTTCTAACAGCTTCGTAAgccaaatttattttattaaatatgaacTTTGATTTCGTTTACAGAATTTTTGAATGTCTTTAAGAATCTcaagtgagtttttttttttaaaaaaaactttttttcCGATGTtagctttctttttcttattatatAATTCGGTTTTAATTTCTGCTTTTAAAGCTGAATATTTGATTTTTATTAGTATTGTTTTTTATGTATTGCGCCGCACGTGTGGGTATATGATGAAATCGACAGTGTAAGGTTTTGTTCCTTGAAAAATTTGGCTTCGTTTTGATTCGTCCGCAACTATTTTCCAGTTAATGGAAGTTCTTTCAAGAAAAGGCAAGTTTTTGGGTAACTGGGAAAGAGAaggaaacaaaacaaaacaaaattataGAACCCTCTTTTGTTTAGTAGCGTTAAAGTTGGACTGAAATGGTTGcttgcttttcttttttcttttgaaaatactAGAAATGTAACCTGCCTCAACCAGTGGATATTGGAAATGGGAAGCCAACGGTTCCAATCGTTAATGAAAGGACACTGCCCAAGTTCTTGGAATCGGCTCGAATGGAAACAAGTGTTAACAGAAATGGTGGCAAGCTCAAAGTGTTTTCTGGGACTGCCAATCCTGCGCTTTCTCAGGTTAATGGATTACATTTTGATTACCTTATTGCTTTCTGTTGTAGAGAGAAGAGGCCTTTTTAAATGTATCGCTTTCAGTAACCTTGTCGAAATGCTAAGATTAGTAAGTTGTAGACCTTAAGGGACTGTTGCCAATGCAGCTTTCGGGTAATTGACTGAAGGTTTGAAGGATGCTTCTAACACCGTCTCAATTctgaaaaatatatatgtatatatatctacACGTTTGACAATTTGCTATAAGATTTTTGGAAAATGTCATTTGACCCAAAACAAGAGCCTTCCTGAAATAAGAAAATGTTGCTGGGCTGGTTCCCATAGTCTCTCATGATCCCTTCTAGGTTGAACCAGTCAATATGTTGCCGCCTGCTTGCATGACATTTCGACAATTTCTCCTACAAAGATGGATCTGCATCGCTATAACAATATTTTGCAAATTCTTTTTAGAGCTATTGTACCTAGTCAAGCTTCATGTGTTTTTCATGCTTTTAAGTCTTAGGATTACTCTTCGTCTCTTAACTTATGCAATTATGCTTTCTTATTTCTTGCAACTTGTGTTTGCTTGCTATGTTATTTTATTGCAGGAAATTGCATGGTACATGGGCCTGGAGCTGGGGAAGATTAACATTAAGCGATTTGCTGATGGGGAAATTTATGTTCAGCTCCAAGAGAGTGTTAGAGGATGTGATGTATATTTAGTGCAATCAACATGCCCTCCTGCAAATGAGAATCTCATGGAGCTTCTTATAATGGTAGATGCTTGTCGGAGAGCATCAGCCAAAAATATCACTGTGGTGATTCCTTATTTTGGTTATGCCAGAGCTGATAGAAAGGCAAGTTCAAGTGTCTCTATTTGGTAATGAATTGTAGGGTATGAAATTGGATTATCAACTAAGATACCTGCTgcaaattaaattgattaaaatctGACCACCTGATGTAGCCTGGTCTAGTGATATTTTGTTATTCATATTAtcataatcaaaacaaaatatgACATATTGTGTTTATGCTGATTGAGTCAAAGTCCTTGCTTTGTAGTTTTTATTTCCACAAGATATGAACTTCTGAAGCTTTTGAAACATATTATATTTTCCATGGCATTCTAAATTATATTCTCGTTGTCTGTATACTTATTTTCAGACTCAAGGGCGTGAATCCATTGCGGCCAAACTTGTTGCAAATCTGATCACTGAAGCTGGTGCAAACCGTGTTCTTGCTTGTGACCTTCATTCTGGGCAGTCCATGGGTTACTTTGATATTCCAGTGGACCATGTCCACTGCCAGGTAATCAACTTCTAATTTATAGCTGTTGACTGTCAATGGCTAAGTGATTACTGATTCATATATGTTTTGACTGTGCTGTGGATTGTAGTCTGTGATTCTTGATTATCTTGCCAGCAAGACAATTTCTTCTGATGACTTGGTGGTGGTTTCACCTGATGTTGGAGGAGTAGCAAGAGCACGATCTTTTGCAAAAAAACTATCAGATGCACCTTTAGCCATTGTGGATAAAAGACGTCATGGACACAATGTTGCAGAGGTAATGCTTTCTCTTCATCACTGCTTTCGGTATCTTTCTTCCACATTGATTGTGCTTTTATATTTACTGTTATTTAAGGTGGTTTTTAGTGTTCAAGACAGGATGATGTTGTCCAGGGATATAGTAGGATATTTGGCAGCTATTATAGAGACAATCAGTTAGGAAAGTATTGTGCCCTTTTCCCATATTTAGTTGACATTTTTGTCTACCATAAGTCAAGGTTTTCATAACCTGACCGATGTTCTAACTGGTCAGGCCATAGTCCGGACAGTTCGATtagataaatcattaaaaaaattcataaaaataaaatattaaacctGTTTTTTAGTCCGGTTCAATGGGTCT
This window of the Gossypium arboreum isolate Shixiya-1 chromosome 12, ASM2569848v2, whole genome shotgun sequence genome carries:
- the LOC108477167 gene encoding ribose-phosphate pyrophosphokinase 1, encoding MASLTIISPCNSSSSSLSSSSSSLFAGSSLSHKTVGYNQSRSRTCASNSFKCNLPQPVDIGNGKPTVPIVNERTLPKFLESARMETSVNRNGGKLKVFSGTANPALSQEIAWYMGLELGKINIKRFADGEIYVQLQESVRGCDVYLVQSTCPPANENLMELLIMVDACRRASAKNITVVIPYFGYARADRKTQGRESIAAKLVANLITEAGANRVLACDLHSGQSMGYFDIPVDHVHCQSVILDYLASKTISSDDLVVVSPDVGGVARARSFAKKLSDAPLAIVDKRRHGHNVAEVMNLIGDVKGKVAVMVDDMIDTAGTIAKGAALLHQEGAREVYACCSHAVFSPPAIDRLSSGLFQEVIITNTLPVAEKNYFPQLTVLSVANLLGETIWRVHDDCSVSSIFQ